A window of the Desulforapulum autotrophicum HRM2 genome harbors these coding sequences:
- a CDS encoding lactate racemase domain-containing protein gives MKITLEQGRGHLNFEIPDEKVIEVLTGQDVPPLDHVKIHEIIDQGIRQCSPVNINQKTIAVIIPDDTRLWARGDLFVPVILDALAALGVPWDKVCIMIALGTHPEMPPEKFSGLAGAGSMERVKIINSAGLRPEDLVNIGTTSRGTPLWVTRQAWDADHIIIFGGILHHMLAGFGGGRKYILPGIAGEASIRHNHSLAMGSNGIPLPQVRQTQLQGNPVSEDMQEGADLFLRDKTACYVAVAANGQGEIFHAAVGDVEQTFMDGCTRLNHACCVAIPARADFAIFSAGGHRTDGQLYQSTKALFNAVNGVKEGGHLLFTAACSQGEGNEIFAQALRTFKDEPERLGRHLTTDFNMPAYVALRVIDLLRRFRITLVSDFDAPTTQALGFEFTDDIADYVKMLPGKGYIIPFAENILPRVNDMEKASPKQNTGPNHQG, from the coding sequence ATGAAGATAACACTTGAACAAGGCAGGGGACACCTGAATTTTGAAATCCCTGATGAAAAGGTCATTGAGGTTCTCACTGGCCAAGATGTACCGCCCCTTGATCATGTGAAGATCCATGAAATCATCGATCAGGGCATAAGGCAGTGTTCCCCGGTCAATATAAACCAAAAAACCATTGCCGTTATCATCCCGGATGATACCCGGCTCTGGGCCCGGGGCGATCTTTTTGTTCCGGTCATTCTGGATGCCCTGGCAGCCCTGGGGGTTCCTTGGGACAAGGTTTGCATCATGATTGCCCTTGGCACCCATCCAGAGATGCCGCCTGAAAAATTTAGCGGCCTTGCCGGAGCCGGGTCAATGGAACGTGTTAAAATCATCAACTCTGCAGGCCTCCGGCCCGAAGATCTGGTCAACATCGGCACCACATCCAGGGGCACGCCCCTCTGGGTGACACGCCAGGCCTGGGATGCCGATCACATCATCATCTTTGGCGGAATTCTCCACCATATGCTGGCCGGATTTGGCGGGGGACGTAAATATATACTGCCCGGTATTGCCGGGGAAGCATCCATCCGTCACAACCACAGTCTTGCAATGGGCAGCAACGGCATTCCCCTTCCCCAGGTTCGCCAGACCCAGCTCCAGGGGAACCCTGTCAGTGAAGACATGCAGGAGGGGGCTGATCTTTTTTTAAGGGATAAGACCGCCTGTTATGTAGCCGTGGCAGCCAACGGCCAGGGGGAAATATTCCATGCCGCCGTGGGCGATGTTGAGCAGACTTTTATGGACGGATGCACCCGGCTTAACCATGCCTGCTGTGTAGCAATCCCAGCCAGGGCGGATTTTGCTATTTTTTCCGCCGGCGGCCACCGCACCGATGGCCAGCTCTACCAGTCCACCAAGGCCCTGTTCAATGCCGTGAACGGGGTCAAGGAAGGCGGACATCTCCTGTTTACAGCAGCATGCAGCCAGGGAGAGGGCAACGAAATTTTTGCCCAGGCACTCAGAACATTTAAAGACGAGCCTGAACGACTGGGCAGGCACCTGACAACGGATTTTAATATGCCCGCCTATGTGGCCCTGCGGGTGATTGACCTTCTCAGGCGTTTTCGCATCACCCTGGTGTCGGATTTTGATGCACCCACCACCCAGGCCCTTGGGTTTGAGTTTACCGATGATATTGCAGACTATGTCAAAATGCTCCCGGGCAAAGGATACATCATCCCCTTTGCTGAAAACATTCTGCCCCGGGTCAATGACATGGAAAAAGCCTCCCCCAAACAGAATACCGGCCCCAACCATCAGGGATAA
- a CDS encoding (Fe-S)-binding protein encodes MKQTTKSLQNCVKCGLCLATCPVYRVLKEEQASPRARLQLINAFEDNTLGASPLLKELISKCLMCGSCAVTCPSGINHYEKFMDMRQKMVADLGDTPAIKGLIYLLSKEYRIRMGAGMAKIGQRLTPDFLARKYRLGNIPVKQFPQLNEKPLRSGLPEKIAPVGKKKGCVVYFTGCATNYMYGDTGRSVVGVLTLLGYEVIIPRDQTCCAIPMMFHGAQEQAFENIQTNVTALAAYDCDAVIVDCTTCGAALKDEYPRLLDRMLDQNIEQNVESTGNNHNALTKKNPVQTSALKTLAADARQIADKTIDILSFLSTHIAELEFKPQEDCPERAAYHAPCHSRNSFHTLDRVREILKGLPTIDYVSTPGEADCCGGGGTFFYEHPDIADAMIHKKVDQVRSARVDLWLTDCPVCRINLAGNLDEKDPIKVLHPVTIIHRALRQP; translated from the coding sequence ATGAAACAGACGACCAAATCCCTCCAGAACTGCGTAAAATGCGGCCTGTGTCTGGCCACCTGTCCGGTTTACCGGGTATTAAAAGAAGAACAGGCCTCACCCAGGGCAAGGCTTCAATTGATCAACGCCTTTGAGGACAATACCCTTGGGGCATCCCCCCTGTTGAAAGAGCTGATCTCCAAATGCCTGATGTGCGGTTCCTGTGCAGTTACCTGCCCTTCGGGCATCAACCACTATGAAAAATTCATGGACATGCGCCAGAAAATGGTGGCCGATCTTGGGGACACCCCGGCCATAAAAGGTCTGATCTACCTTTTGTCCAAGGAATACCGCATACGCATGGGTGCCGGCATGGCAAAGATCGGCCAGCGACTGACCCCGGATTTTCTGGCCCGCAAGTACAGGCTGGGCAACATCCCGGTCAAACAATTTCCCCAGCTCAATGAAAAGCCCCTGCGAAGCGGATTGCCTGAAAAGATTGCCCCTGTTGGCAAAAAAAAAGGGTGTGTGGTCTATTTTACGGGCTGCGCCACCAATTACATGTATGGGGATACAGGACGATCCGTGGTCGGTGTGCTTACCCTCCTGGGGTACGAAGTGATCATCCCCCGGGACCAGACCTGCTGTGCCATCCCCATGATGTTCCATGGCGCCCAGGAACAGGCCTTTGAAAACATCCAGACCAACGTCACTGCCCTTGCCGCCTATGACTGCGATGCCGTTATTGTGGACTGCACCACATGTGGGGCCGCCCTGAAGGACGAATACCCGAGACTCCTTGATCGAATGCTCGACCAGAACATTGAACAGAACGTTGAAAGTACAGGAAACAATCACAATGCTTTAACGAAAAAAAACCCGGTCCAGACTTCAGCATTAAAGACCCTGGCGGCAGATGCCCGGCAAATTGCAGATAAAACCATTGATATCCTTTCATTCCTTAGCACTCACATTGCTGAACTTGAATTCAAACCCCAGGAGGATTGCCCGGAACGTGCCGCCTACCATGCCCCCTGTCATTCACGAAACAGTTTTCATACCCTGGACCGGGTCCGGGAAATCTTAAAGGGGTTACCGACCATTGACTACGTATCGACCCCGGGTGAAGCCGACTGCTGCGGCGGAGGTGGCACTTTTTTTTATGAGCACCCGGACATTGCCGATGCCATGATCCACAAAAAAGTGGACCAGGTCCGATCGGCCCGGGTTGATTTATGGCTCACAGACTGCCCGGTCTGCCGGATCAACCTGGCAGGCAACCTTGATGAAAAAGATCCCATCAAGGTGCTTCATCCCGTAACCATCATTCACAGGGCATTGAGACAACCATGA
- a CDS encoding FAD-binding oxidoreductase: protein MITDSIKQEFIAIVTEKRYLDRQEELTCYAYDAFLVEAMPHAVIFPETTDEVSQILKVASSHNIPVTARGAGTSVCGAPVPILHGIVVCFSKMDKIIEVNTRDRYVIVQPGVINADVQKALQPFGFFYPPDPGSINTSTIGGNIAQNAGGPRCLKYGVTMDYILGMEAVLADGKIVQFGSRNVKDVTGYKMAALFCGSEGTLGLVTQAILKVVPLPETTKTLMVNFNDLDDTANAVSDIIGSGILPAAMELMDKFTLNAIEDSAGLGLDREAAGSLLIEIDGTAEACEKEMGRIVERLKANNAARIQEATSQAEQAQIWTARRSAYGVFARLAPNLISEDVTVPVSQVPEMIRRIVKIAKNHGLKVGVLAHAGDGNMHPMIPADKGNKEEWARVEQAFDEIFEAAADLGGTLSGEHGIGLAKVKYLPLVMNQDSINLMTRIKQAIDPQGILNPGKFV from the coding sequence ATGATAACCGATTCGATTAAACAAGAATTCATCGCCATTGTTACGGAAAAACGTTACCTGGACCGCCAGGAAGAACTGACCTGCTATGCCTACGATGCCTTTCTCGTAGAAGCCATGCCCCATGCCGTTATTTTTCCTGAAACCACAGACGAAGTCTCCCAAATATTAAAAGTGGCCTCCAGCCACAACATACCCGTCACCGCCAGGGGGGCCGGCACATCGGTATGCGGTGCGCCAGTTCCGATTCTTCATGGCATCGTGGTCTGTTTTTCAAAAATGGACAAAATCATTGAAGTCAATACAAGGGATCGGTATGTCATTGTCCAGCCAGGGGTGATCAATGCCGATGTGCAAAAAGCCCTGCAGCCCTTTGGATTTTTCTATCCTCCGGATCCCGGATCCATCAACACCTCCACCATCGGCGGCAACATCGCCCAGAATGCGGGTGGCCCCCGCTGCCTCAAGTACGGGGTGACCATGGACTATATTCTCGGCATGGAAGCGGTATTGGCCGACGGAAAGATTGTCCAGTTCGGTTCCAGAAACGTCAAGGATGTCACAGGTTACAAAATGGCAGCCCTGTTTTGTGGATCTGAAGGTACCCTCGGTCTTGTGACCCAGGCTATTTTAAAGGTGGTCCCCCTGCCGGAAACCACCAAAACCCTCATGGTTAACTTTAATGACCTGGATGACACAGCCAATGCGGTCAGTGATATCATCGGATCTGGTATCCTGCCGGCCGCCATGGAATTGATGGACAAGTTCACCCTCAACGCCATTGAGGACAGTGCCGGGCTGGGGCTGGACCGTGAGGCTGCAGGGTCTTTGCTCATTGAAATTGACGGAACAGCAGAAGCCTGTGAAAAAGAGATGGGCCGGATTGTTGAGCGACTCAAGGCCAACAATGCCGCCAGGATCCAGGAGGCCACAAGCCAAGCAGAACAGGCCCAGATCTGGACGGCCCGTCGATCGGCCTACGGGGTATTTGCCAGGCTGGCACCGAATTTGATCTCCGAGGATGTCACCGTTCCCGTAAGCCAGGTGCCTGAAATGATCCGCCGAATCGTTAAAATTGCCAAGAATCATGGACTCAAGGTCGGTGTCCTGGCCCATGCCGGGGACGGCAACATGCACCCCATGATACCGGCTGACAAGGGCAACAAAGAAGAATGGGCCCGGGTTGAACAAGCCTTTGATGAAATCTTTGAGGCTGCTGCGGATCTCGGCGGCACCCTGTCCGGGGAACACGGCATCGGCCTTGCCAAAGTCAAGTACCTGCCCCTGGTAATGAACCAGGATTCCATCAATCTCATGACCCGGATCAAACAGGCCATTGATCCCCAGGGCATTCTCAATCCGGGGAAATTTGTATGA